The DNA window GTCTGGAAAATATACAAACGTGTTGGATAAAATATCAAAACACTTACTAAATAATCGATATTCTAAGAATCAGAGAAAGAATATATCCGTTGCCATTTTTAAAAAATCAAAATACCTTTTATATATAACAATGCTTACACTAAAAGAAATAATCGCTGATAATAATGAAGAAATTGGTTTTCAGTGGATTACAGGAGAAGAACATGAAAAATATATATCATATGGTGACAAAGCCTCTGCAACAAGTCTAATAGGACATTTAAATTTAATTCACCCTTCTAGAATCCAAGTATTAGGAAATGAAGAACTTGAATACTATACTAGATTAGATATAAATAGAAGATTATATAACATTGAAGAATTAGCAGCTGGGAATGTTTCTGCAATATTAATAGCAAATAACTTACCTATACCAAATGACCTAATAGAAAAATGCTCCTATTATAAAATACCTTTACTATCTACTAAAACTGATGCTGCGCAATTAATAGATTTATTAAGATCCTATATAGATAAAAAACTAGCACCTACTGAAATAATACATGGTGTATTCTTGGATGTATTTGGAATAGGAGTACTAATAATAGGAGAGTCTGGTCTTGGAAAAAGTGAACTTGCTCTTGAATTAATTTCAAGAGGTCATGGATTAATTGCAGATGATGCTGTAGAGTTATTTCAAATTGCACCAAATTTTATAGAAGGAAGATGCCCTTCACTTTTACAAAACCTATTGGAAGTTAGAGGTCTGGGATTGCTAGATATAAAGACTATATTTGGAGAAATTGCAGTTCGCAGAAAAATGAGGCTCAAGTTGGTAGTACATTTGCTAAGAACTGTTGCCAATGATAATTATGAAAGACTACCACTTCAAAATAATATAACACAAGATGTTTTAGGAGTATCTATAAGAAAGGTTATGATACAAGTTGCAGCTGGCCGTAATTTAGCAGTAATTGTAGAGGCTGCAGTTAGAGATATGATACTAAAAATGAGAGGAATAGATACTCTAAATGATTTTATAAACAGACAAGCTATCGCCATAATAAATAATAAATAACTATAACTTGATGATAAATAATTATTAAATTCCAATATATTCCATAGACTTAACGTATTTTTTATATAAAAGATTCTCTCTATATAATAGAATCTTTTTGCGCCATAGTCCTTGTGAAAAACCTTTCAATCGTTTGTCCTTACCAATAACACGATGGCAAGGAATGAATATAACGATTGGATTTTTAGAAATTGCTGTACCTACTGAACGATATGCATGATTATTTCCTATATTTTTAGCTATTTCACAATAACTCACAAACATACCAAAAGATATACCACTTAAAGCCATCCAAACTTTTTTCTGAAAATAACTTCCATCTGGATTTAATGGCACACTAAAATTAGTTCTATCACCTAAAAACCATTGTCTCAATTCTACAATAGCCTGATCTAATAAGTTATCTTTTTGCATTTTTATCATAGAATGACTTTTAATCTTTTCAGATTTTTGATCTAAAAAATAAGCTTCCACAATACTAATTCCAGAAGAAACTATTCTTATAGGTCCCAAAGGAGTAAAGTCATCTTTATAAAACTTATGCATTTTTAGACACTAATTTAAGGGAATGCTCGTAAAGTCTGCTTTTAGAAATGCCTGTTGTTTTGGCAATCACCTTAACTATGTCACTCAGATATAATCCTTCTGAAATTAAAGACAAGATAGCATCATCGAAACTTCTAATTAATTCCTCATCACTGTTATGATCTTGGTTAGAATGTATTATTACAACAAATTCTCCTTTATTATCATAAGTCATAGCAAATTTTTCAGAATAATCTTGCAACTTAAAAGTGGAAATTTCTTCAAATTTTTTCGTTAATTCTCTCGCTATTGTTATATATCTTAATGGACCAAATATATCAAGTAAATCCTTTAAACTGCTTATTATTCTATGAGGAGACTCAAACATTACCAAAGGAATATTTAGATTTTTATTTTTTTTAAAAAAACTCAGCCTCTGAATATGTTTAGTTGGAATAAATCCAGAAAAAATATAACAAGGATTATCATAACTTGTTATTCCAGCACCCATTAAGGCTGTTGTAACAGCACTAGCTCCAGGAATGGGCACAATCCTATAACCTTGATCTCTAACAATTTTGATAACCATTGAACCAGGGTCACTGATTACTGGAGATCCTGCATCAGATATTAAAGCTACTCTATTGCCTAGTTTTAATTCTTTACAAATTCTAACAGCAACTTCTTTCTCACTATATTTGTGTGCAGAAATCAATGTTTTTTTTATTCCATAGAAATTCAGTAGAATACTACTTACTCTAGTATCTTCAACAGCTATTAAATCCATAATATTTAAACAAAACAAAGCCCTCAAAGTAATATCCCCTAGATTACCTATAGGGGTTGCGACTATATATAAAACAGATCGAGGCCAACTTTGTAAACTAATATGATCTAAAGAATTAACTATCTTATTTACATAAGCATCAGAAGATTTTTTTTCACTTAACATAAACTTGAGCTATATATTCTGCAAATAGAAAAACAATAAATTTCATCAGGAACATTCAAACAAAACTATAATTATAGAATAATTAGTTATAATCAATTTAAAAAGATCTATGACTAGATAAGTTCTAATAGAAATTACATATATGAAAATTACAAAATGATATCAAACCAAAATAAATTTATAAAACGTTATTTTAAACTATTTTTAATATTAATTATAACGTCATCATTATCAGCATGTTCATTAATGCCAGTTATTATTGGAGGAACAACATTAACAACTATATCATTAGTAAGCGATAGAAGAAATATGCTCACTCAAATTGAGGATTGTGCTTTAGAAATAAAAATAAATAATGCGATTAATAATGTTTTAAAAAAGAATAACTCTCAAAATTTTGCAATAAATGTAAGATCTTATAATAAAATAGTATTGATTACAGGATATGTAGAAAAACCATATGACATTGCACTTGCAGGCAAAACATCTTCTTCAATAAGCAATGATATTATGATAATTAATCAATTACAGGTCAGGAAACCTACTAGTTCTTTTGAGAAATCAAAAGAGAGATTCCTAGCTTCAAAAATCAAAGCATCTTTCTTAAAAGACAAAAATGTACCTTCTGCTACAATAAGTATTATTGCAGATCAAAAAAGAATATTCTTAATGGGAAAGGTTACTAAACTTGAAGGAGAAAAAGCAGCTCGCATAGCTGCAAATACTAGTGGAGTAGAACATGTTATAAAATTATTCGAATATATAGATAATAAATAATAATAAAAGATAAACAATGCTTAACAAAAACTCATCCATCTTTGAAAACATTCAATATAATGTTTAATATCCCAGGTGATTAATGTTACTATTAGTTTATAACGAATATAATATGAAGAATTACATTTCTAAACAGAAAAAAATATTTTATAATTATTCAAGTATCTTAGACAATTCATAGATCTCCATTAAACGAATTGATTTATTAAATGCTTATATCTTTTTATTATGAATGATATCCACAATAACATACAAAAAATTTCCTCAGAAATAAAAGCTTGTATTCTCTCTGAAGCGCTACCGTATATTAGAAAATTCCACGGGAAAACCATAGTAATTAAGTATGGCGGTAATGCAATGACTGATAATAATCTACAAAGAAGCGTAGCAAATGATCTAGCACTTCTAAAACTAGTAGGATTAAAGCCAGTCTTGGTACATGGGGGAGGTCCTCAAATCGATAATGCTCTGCTTAAGATAGGAAAAAAAGGTTCCTTCATAGAAGGAATGCGAGTAACAGATTCTGAAACTATGGAGGTTGTTGAATGGGTTCTTGGTGGTCAAGTTCAACAAGATATTGTAATGATGATTAATGAGTTTGGTGGTAAAGCTGTAGGATTAACAGGCAAAGATGGAACATTAATTCAAGCAAGAAAAAAACTTATCCCTAGTAAAGAGAAAGCCAATGAGTTTTTAGACCTAGGATTTGTTGGAGAAGTTGATAAAATTGACACATCAGTTGTAAAAGCGTTACAAAATGACCAGTTTATTCCAGTAATATCACCTATTGGTTATGGAGAAGACGGAACTGCTTATAATATTAATGCTGATCTTGTTGCTGGTAAACTTGCAGAAACATTAAAAGCTGAAAAATTAATTATGATGACTAATACAAGTGGCGTCTTAGATAAAAACGGAAAACTGTTAAGGAACCTTACAGAGATAGAAATTGAACATTTATTCAATGATGGTACTATTTCTGGAGGAATGATGCCAAAAATATCATCTGCACTAGAAGCAACAAAAAACGGAGTTAACTCCGTTCATATAGTAGACGGCAGAGTACATCATTGTTTACTTTTAGAATTATTAACTGATCAAGGAGTAGGCACTATGATTTCATAAATGAATATTTTATGAAATTTTCTTAGCATTATATTAGTAAAATAAAAAATTTTTAGATATATATTTATCAACTTGTTTTGATTAATATCAATAAAATATCTAATAAAATATCTAATAAATTTAGTTAGAAGTATTAAAATTAGTATTTTAGTTGTTCATTTCTTTTTAAACTTAAATTAAGCTGTATTGGAGAGTAAGTATGACTAAGTCAAAAGCAATTCCTCCCTCCCCAGCGGGCAAATCTAAGCTTCCCATTGGATTATTAATGGGAGTCTTTGCTCTTATTGGGGTTCTTTTACTGCCTCTGTCCGGAGATCTTCCGGTAGCAGGGCATCGTATGTTGGCAATATTAGCTTTTGCTGTGATTGTATGGGTTACTGAAGCTGTTTCATATGAAGCTAGTGCGATAATGATTACAGTTTTAATAGCTTTCTTAATAGGAACAGCTCCTAATGTTAAAAATCCAGATGTGATATATGGAACATCAACAGCTATGGGTTTTGCCTTATCTGGATTTTCTAATTCTGCATTAGCATTAGTTTGGGGAGCATTATTCATTGCTGGAGCCATGACTTTTACAGGACTTGATAAAAGGATAGCTTTATACACTTTATCAAAAGTTGGAACCAGCACCAAACGCATTATGATTGGGGCTATAGCAGTAACAATTATACTTAGCTTAGCTGTTCCTAGTGCAACTGCAAGAAGTGCAGCGGTTGTACCAATCATGATGGGAATAATAACATCTTTCGGCATTAATAAAAGATCGAATATAGCCGCCGGAATAATGATAGTAGTTGCACAAGCAACAGGTATATGGAATATAGGAATTAAAACTGCCTCAGCACAAAATCTACTTACATCTGGATTTATGAGCAAAATGCTAGGAGAGGCACCTTCTTGGTCTGATTGGTTCATAGCTGGAGCTCCTTGGTCAGCAATTATGTCAGTATTCCTAGTGGCATTAGTACTAAAAATGTTACCTCCAGAACCTGGTGGTATAACCTTTGGAAAAGAAGCTGTTGAGAAATCTCTGTTAGAACTTGGACCAATGACTTCTCCACAAAAACGTTTGCTACTAACATCTCTATTTCTATTATTTTTCTGGGCTACTGAAGGCAGTTTGCACAATTTTGATACCACATCAACCACATATGTAGGTTTAGTATTACTAATCATGCCTGGTTTTGGTGTAATGTCATGGAAAGATATACAATCTCGTATACCTTGGGGTACAGTTCTGGTATTTGGTATAGGTGTAAGCTTAGGCACAACCTTACTAACTACAGAAGCAGGTCAATGGCTAGGAAGACAAGTGGTTTTAAATACAGGTATAGATCAACTCTCTCCTGTAGCTATCTTTGCTATTCTTGCTGCTTTCTTGATAATAATACATCTTGGCTTCGCTAGTGCTACAGCCTTAGCGTCAGCTTTATTGCCAATAATAATATCAGTTTTAACAACAATGCCTGGAGACTTTAATAGAGTAGGCATGACCATGTTATTAGGATTTGTTGTAAGTTTTGGATTTATTTTGCCAATAAACGCACCTCAAAATATGGTTTGTTTAGCTACAGAAACATTCAATGTTAAACAATTCGCAATTATAGGAACAATTATAACCATAGTAGGTTACCTTTTAATGTTGCTATTTAGTGTTACTTACTGGCATTGGTTAGGACTTTTATAGGCTAAAAATATGAAACTAGATATCCAACAAGCTATTACCTTTGGTCAAAAAATACTAATAGCACAGGGAGTGCCTGTGGATATTGCATTTGACGTTTCTGAGCATTTAGTTACTTCCGATCAAGTAGGATATACAAGCCATGGTTTGTCTATCCTACCAACTTATCAGAAAGTTTTAGCAAATGGTTTTATTAAAGCAGATGGAAGGCCAGAACTTTTTAATGATCAACCTGCTATTATAGGCTTTAACGGAAACAAAGGCTTCGGTCAACATGTTGGAAAAGTGGTTATAAAGCAAGCAATTGACCGTGCAAATAAACATGGTCAATGTATAGTTACAGTTAACAACTGCCATCATTTGGGAAGAATGGGTTATTACGGAGAAATAGCGGCAGAAGCTGGAATGATTTTATTAGCATTTACAAATGTTATTAATCGCGAACCTACAGTAGCTCCTTATGGGGGGGCTACTGCTAGGATGACTACTAATCCACTATGTTTTGCAATACCATTACCAAATGGACGCCCATATTTTATAGTTGATATGGCAACTAGTTCTATGGCTATCAATAAAGCTAGAGTTTTAGCTACTAAAGGACTGCAAGCTGATAATGGTAGCATGATAGATGCTACTGGTAGACCAACTAATGACCCAAATGTTTTGTTTACAAATCCACCAGGTGCATTATTACCTTTTGGTGCACATAAAGGATATGCATTAGGTTTAACGGCAGAACTATTGGCCGGCATACTAACAAATGGCGGCACAATCCAGCCTGGTAACCCAAGACTAGGAGCTGCTATGAATAATATGTTTGCCATAATTATTAACCCTGATCTTGTAAACAAAAACAATAACTGGAGAGATTTAGAAAGCAATGCTTATATAGACTACTTGCATTCTTGTCCACCACAACCTGGAGTTGATAAAGTACAATATCCTGGTGAGTATGAATACAATAATAAAATTAAAAATAATGAATCTATAGAGTTTGAAGATTCAATTTGGGAAAACATCTCATCCTTAGCAACTAGGCTTAATGTTACTTTATAAATAAGTTATGCTCTAATACAAAGGATTAATATAACCTATTAAATCCTTTGTATTTTTATTTTAGATTCATTTTTAATATTCATTAAAAGACCACAAGATATTCCTATATTTAAAAATGCAGATCCGCCATAGCTCATAAAAGGTAACGGAACACCTACTACTGGCAATATTCCAGTCACCATCCCTATATTTACAAACACATAAACAAAAAACATCATTGAGATGGAAGCTGATAACAATCTAGAAAATGATGTTTTTGCTGATATAGATATTTTTAAACCAAGCAAAATTAATAAAAAATATAATATTAGCAAAAAAATACAACCATATAAACCAAACTCTTCTGCAAAGACAGCAAAAATAAAATCAGTCATCCTTTCAGGAATAAAATCTAGATGTGACTGAGTACCTTGCATATAACCCTTACCATATAAACCTCCAGATCCAATAGCTATCATAGATTGTATTGTATGAAATCCATTTCCTAAAGGATCAGATAAAGGATTTAATAAAGTACAAATTCTATTTTTTTGATAATCATGCAAAAAAAACCAACTAACTTCTGAAGAGCAAAGAACATCTTTATAGAAAAGCAATACTAATATCAAAGAAATAATTAATACTACAATAGGAACTATTATCCTAAATGATAACCCAGCAAAATATACAACAAAAAAACCAGATGCGAATACTAACAAAGATGTTCCTAAATCAGGCTGAAGAAGAATAAGAAAAAATGGAACTATCAAAATTACAAATGCAATAAAAAAATCTCTTTTCTGCAATCTATCATTATTTTGGACTCTATCAAAATACCATGCTAGCATCATAGGAACCGCGATTTTCAACATCTCTGATGGCTGTATTCTTGTAAATCCTATACTTAACCAACGAGTTGCTCCCTTAGTAGTCTCTCCAAAGAACTCTACACATAAAAGCAAAAATATGCCAAATATGTAACAAGGTAATGAAAAATTTCTCAGCCATGTTGGAGGTAGTATAGAAACAAAAAACATAGCTAAACATGCAAGAATACAATTGTATATTTGAGCTGAAAAACGCAAATCATAGTATCCTACGGCTGAACGTAAAGCAACTAGACCCATAATAGAAAGAACGAAATATATAACTAATATAAAAAAATCTATACCATTGATGAATCTATGAAAAATATCGTAAAAAGAAAATTTCATAAAAGCCCTTCTATATAAACCAATGCTATCTCCAAATGATACTAATTATTATTTAATAGCCAATAATCAAAAATTTTACGAGCTATAGGGGCTGCTTCTTTTGAGCCCCACCCCCCATTTTCAACAATAATAGCAACAGCAATTTTAGGATTATTTGAAGGAGCAAATCCCATAAATAAGGCATGATCACGCAATTTCTCATTTATAAAATTAGCATTGTACTTACTACCTCGCAAACTAAATACTTGAGCAGTTCCAGTTTTTCCTGCTACAGAATAAGGAGTACGTAA is part of the Candidatus Kinetoplastibacterium crithidii genome and encodes:
- a CDS encoding BON domain-containing protein; this encodes MISNQNKFIKRYFKLFLILIITSSLSACSLMPVIIGGTTLTTISLVSDRRNMLTQIEDCALEIKINNAINNVLKKNNSQNFAINVRSYNKIVLITGYVEKPYDIALAGKTSSSISNDIMIINQLQVRKPTSSFEKSKERFLASKIKASFLKDKNVPSATISIIADQKRIFLMGKVTKLEGEKAARIAANTSGVEHVIKLFEYIDNK
- a CDS encoding methylated-DNA--[protein]-cysteine S-methyltransferase — its product is MHKFYKDDFTPLGPIRIVSSGISIVEAYFLDQKSEKIKSHSMIKMQKDNLLDQAIVELRQWFLGDRTNFSVPLNPDGSYFQKKVWMALSGISFGMFVSYCEIAKNIGNNHAYRSVGTAISKNPIVIFIPCHRVIGKDKRLKGFSQGLWRKKILLYRENLLYKKYVKSMEYIGI
- a CDS encoding DASS family sodium-coupled anion symporter, with amino-acid sequence MTKSKAIPPSPAGKSKLPIGLLMGVFALIGVLLLPLSGDLPVAGHRMLAILAFAVIVWVTEAVSYEASAIMITVLIAFLIGTAPNVKNPDVIYGTSTAMGFALSGFSNSALALVWGALFIAGAMTFTGLDKRIALYTLSKVGTSTKRIMIGAIAVTIILSLAVPSATARSAAVVPIMMGIITSFGINKRSNIAAGIMIVVAQATGIWNIGIKTASAQNLLTSGFMSKMLGEAPSWSDWFIAGAPWSAIMSVFLVALVLKMLPPEPGGITFGKEAVEKSLLELGPMTSPQKRLLLTSLFLLFFWATEGSLHNFDTTSTTYVGLVLLIMPGFGVMSWKDIQSRIPWGTVLVFGIGVSLGTTLLTTEAGQWLGRQVVLNTGIDQLSPVAIFAILAAFLIIIHLGFASATALASALLPIIISVLTTMPGDFNRVGMTMLLGFVVSFGFILPINAPQNMVCLATETFNVKQFAIIGTIITIVGYLLMLLFSVTYWHWLGLL
- the rsmI gene encoding 16S rRNA (cytidine(1402)-2'-O)-methyltransferase → MLSEKKSSDAYVNKIVNSLDHISLQSWPRSVLYIVATPIGNLGDITLRALFCLNIMDLIAVEDTRVSSILLNFYGIKKTLISAHKYSEKEVAVRICKELKLGNRVALISDAGSPVISDPGSMVIKIVRDQGYRIVPIPGASAVTTALMGAGITSYDNPCYIFSGFIPTKHIQRLSFFKKNKNLNIPLVMFESPHRIISSLKDLLDIFGPLRYITIARELTKKFEEISTFKLQDYSEKFAMTYDNKGEFVVIIHSNQDHNSDEELIRSFDDAILSLISEGLYLSDIVKVIAKTTGISKSRLYEHSLKLVSKNA
- a CDS encoding HPr kinase/phosphorylase, encoding MLTLKEIIADNNEEIGFQWITGEEHEKYISYGDKASATSLIGHLNLIHPSRIQVLGNEELEYYTRLDINRRLYNIEELAAGNVSAILIANNLPIPNDLIEKCSYYKIPLLSTKTDAAQLIDLLRSYIDKKLAPTEIIHGVFLDVFGIGVLIIGESGLGKSELALELISRGHGLIADDAVELFQIAPNFIEGRCPSLLQNLLEVRGLGLLDIKTIFGEIAVRRKMRLKLVVHLLRTVANDNYERLPLQNNITQDVLGVSIRKVMIQVAAGRNLAVIVEAAVRDMILKMRGIDTLNDFINRQAIAIINNK
- the rodA gene encoding rod shape-determining protein RodA is translated as MKFSFYDIFHRFINGIDFFILVIYFVLSIMGLVALRSAVGYYDLRFSAQIYNCILACLAMFFVSILPPTWLRNFSLPCYIFGIFLLLCVEFFGETTKGATRWLSIGFTRIQPSEMLKIAVPMMLAWYFDRVQNNDRLQKRDFFIAFVILIVPFFLILLQPDLGTSLLVFASGFFVVYFAGLSFRIIVPIVVLIISLILVLLFYKDVLCSSEVSWFFLHDYQKNRICTLLNPLSDPLGNGFHTIQSMIAIGSGGLYGKGYMQGTQSHLDFIPERMTDFIFAVFAEEFGLYGCIFLLILYFLLILLGLKISISAKTSFSRLLSASISMMFFVYVFVNIGMVTGILPVVGVPLPFMSYGGSAFLNIGISCGLLMNIKNESKIKIQRI
- the argB gene encoding acetylglutamate kinase, producing the protein MNDIHNNIQKISSEIKACILSEALPYIRKFHGKTIVIKYGGNAMTDNNLQRSVANDLALLKLVGLKPVLVHGGGPQIDNALLKIGKKGSFIEGMRVTDSETMEVVEWVLGGQVQQDIVMMINEFGGKAVGLTGKDGTLIQARKKLIPSKEKANEFLDLGFVGEVDKIDTSVVKALQNDQFIPVISPIGYGEDGTAYNINADLVAGKLAETLKAEKLIMMTNTSGVLDKNGKLLRNLTEIEIEHLFNDGTISGGMMPKISSALEATKNGVNSVHIVDGRVHHCLLLELLTDQGVGTMIS
- a CDS encoding Ldh family oxidoreductase, translating into MKLDIQQAITFGQKILIAQGVPVDIAFDVSEHLVTSDQVGYTSHGLSILPTYQKVLANGFIKADGRPELFNDQPAIIGFNGNKGFGQHVGKVVIKQAIDRANKHGQCIVTVNNCHHLGRMGYYGEIAAEAGMILLAFTNVINREPTVAPYGGATARMTTNPLCFAIPLPNGRPYFIVDMATSSMAINKARVLATKGLQADNGSMIDATGRPTNDPNVLFTNPPGALLPFGAHKGYALGLTAELLAGILTNGGTIQPGNPRLGAAMNNMFAIIINPDLVNKNNNWRDLESNAYIDYLHSCPPQPGVDKVQYPGEYEYNNKIKNNESIEFEDSIWENISSLATRLNVTL